In the genome of Dermacentor variabilis isolate Ectoservices chromosome 5, ASM5094787v1, whole genome shotgun sequence, one region contains:
- the LOC142583552 gene encoding peptidase M20 domain-containing protein 2-like, with product MWLPDHVHDELRQLCEDIWSCPEPSGDEQFAQQRLTDMLRSRDFFVMPGYLLPTAFCAELVFTEDSGPTICLVCEYDAVRGLGHAWGHNLASTASMAAALAVQMEAAQPVRIALVVVTHSSASALFLEITRVTYHGRESSAVLCPWQGINAQDAAVAAYRNVTLLRRDLPPQWHVAGV from the exons ATGTGGCTGCCAGACCACGTACACGATGAGCTGCGTCAGCTGTGCGAGGATATATGGTCGTGTCCCGAACCATCGGGGGACGAGCAGTTCGCCCAGCAGCGGCTCACAGACATGCTGCGTAGCAGGGACTTCTTCGTCATGCCCGGCTACCTGCTGCCCACCGCCTTCTGTGCCGAGCTGGTGTTCACCGAAG ATTCTGGCCCCACGATATGCCTAGTGTGCGAGTACGATGCAGTACGAGGCCTCGGCCACGCCTGGGGCCACAATCTGGCCAGCACTGCCTCCATGGCGGCAGCACTGGCCGTCCAAATGGAAGCCGCCCAACCGGTACGCATTGCATTGGTTGTCGTTACGCACTCTTCGGCTTCGGCACTTTTTCTGGAGATC ACCCGCGTCACTTATCACGGTCGCGAGAGCTCCGCGGTGCTGTGTCCCTGGCAGGGCATCAACGCCCAAGACGCCGCAGTGGCTGCCTACCGCAACGTGACCCTCCTGCGCAGGGACCTACCGCCGCAGTGGCACGTCGCCGGTGTGTAG
- the LOC142583551 gene encoding xaa-Arg dipeptidase-like: MTCASEEQQREQRWRALSDQLLSEPELAFHEQRAHDLICAELAREGFAVRRNYVFSTAFRAEYQFPPEPASVEGITVGLVCEYDALPGLGHACGHNLVAAGTLAAASAIRRRMEKEQVHGRLVVLGVPGSEAPRPCCKSRLLDQGELSGLTALLALHPTSARDLGCCPAIDQETAGQWLDVRFRGAAALDAAVLSYWVLASRCHGIISQGGRNPCERTTRSESQYVLLASDDAQLCVRRQAAEDALLGVAKATGCFLECRFSKPRTRPVFSRTLEQLYSVEAQKTGVPPPWFSCSSGQWYGAWSDWGTVSRALPCLRASYTLPGAFGAPHSRAFAEAASTPHALTATFEAADALAATALKLLVQRDDTLVAQHRQQQAHVPLTRAQ; encoded by the exons ATGACTTGCGCGTCGGAGGAGCAGCAGAGAGAACAGCGATGGCGTGCGCTGAGTGACCAACTGTTGTCGGAGCCAGAGCTTGCGTTCCACGAGCAACGTGCCCACGACCTAATCTGTGCGGAACTCGCACGCGAGGGATTCGCCGTTCGGCGTAACTACGTTTTCAGCACGGCCTTCCGCGCAGAGTACCAGTTTCCGCCTGAGCCAG CGTCAGTAGAGGGCATCACTGTTGGACTTGTCTGCGAATACGACGCTTTGCCTGGACTGGGCCACGCCTGCGGTCACAACCTGGTAGCTGCCGGCACTCTAGCagcggcgtccgccattcgccGGCGCATGGAG AAAGAACAGGTGCACGGTCGACTCGTGGTGCTCGGCGTACCAGGCTCCGAGGCTCCGCGGCCGTGCTGCAAGTCGCGGCTGCTCGACCAAGGCGAGCTGTCGGGCCTCACCGCGCTCCTTGCCCTGCACCCCACCTCGGCTCGCGATCTCGGCTGCTGCCCCGCCATCGACCAAGAAACCGCCGGGCAGTGGCTAGACGTGCGGTTCCGCGGTGCCGCCGCGCTGGACGCTGCCGTGCTCTCGTACTGGGTCCTCGCGAGCCGCTGCCACGGCATCATCAGCCAAGGGGGACGTAATCCGTGCGAACGGACGACCCGCTCCGAATCGCAatacgtgctcctcgcctccgaCGACGCTCAACTGTGCGTGCGGCGGCAAGCGGCCGAAGACGCGCTGCTGGGCGTGGCCAAGGCGACCGGTTGCTTCCTCGAGTGCCGCTTCAGCAAGCCCAGGACCCGGCCTGTTTTCAGCCGTACCCTGGAACAACTGTACTCCGTGGAGGCGCAGAAGACAG GCGTTCCCCCACCCTGGTTTTCGTGCTCCAGCGGCCAATGGTACGGCGCCTGGTCGGACTGGGGCACGGTGTCACGAGCGTTGCCCTGCCTGCGCGCCTCCTACACGCTGCCGGGAGCCTTCGGTGCGCCTCATTCGCGCGCCTTCGCCGAAGCAGCCTCGACGCCGCACGCACTGACCGCCACCTTCGAAGCCGCGGATGCGCTGGCAGCCACTGCCCTCAAACTTCTCGTGCAGCGGGACGACACCTTAGTAGCCCAGCACCGGCAGCAACAAGCACATGTGCCGCTGACGCGCGCGCAGTAA